One genomic window of Paramormyrops kingsleyae isolate MSU_618 chromosome 20, PKINGS_0.4, whole genome shotgun sequence includes the following:
- the LOC111848394 gene encoding LIM domain-binding protein 1 isoform X4, which yields MLDRDVGPTPMYPPTYLEPGIGRHTPYGNQTDYRIFELNKRLQNWTEECDNLWWDAFTTEFFEDDAMLTITFCLEDGPKRYTIGRTLIPRYFRSIFEGGATELYYVLKHPKESFHNNFVSLDCDQCTMVTQNGKPMFTQVCVEGRLYLEFMFDDMMRIKTWHFSIRQHRELIPRSILAMHAQDPQMLDQLSKNMTRCGLSNSTLNYLRLCVILEPMQELMSRHKTYSLSPRDCLKTCLFQKWQRMVAPPAEPARQPPNKRRKRKMSGGSTMSTGGGSNSNSNSKKKSPAGSFALSSQVPDVMVVGEPTLMGGEFGDEDERLITRLENTQFDAANGIDDEDSFNNSPALGSNSPWNNKAPSSQESKNDNPTSQASQ from the exons GAGACACACGCCGTACGGGAACCAGACCGACTACAGGATATTCGAGCTCAACAAACGGCTACAGAACTGGACAGAG GAGTGTGATAACCTATGGTGGGATGCCTTTACCACTGAGTTCTTTGAGGATGATGCCATGTTGACCATCACCTTTTGTTTGGAGGATGGCCCTAAGAGATACA CGATCGGCCGGACCCTGATTCCGCGGTACTTCCGCAGCATCTTCGAAGGCGGTGCCACCGAGCTCTATTACGTCCTGAAGCACCCCAAAGAGTCCTTCCACAACAACTTTGTGTCCCTGGACTGTGACCAATGCACCATGGTCACGCAGAACGGCAAGCCCATGTTCACGCAG GTGTGCGTGGAGGGACGACTGTATCTGGAGTTCATGTTCGACGACATGATGAGGATCAAGACGTGGCATTTCAGCATCCGCCAGCACCGTGAGCTCATCCCGCGCAGCATTCTGGCCATGCAT GCCCAAGATCCACAGATGCTGGACCAGCTGTCAAAGAACATGACGAGGTGTGGCCTCTCCAACTCCACACTGAACTACCTCCGA CTGTGTGTGATCCTGGAGCCCATGCAGGAGCTTATGTCCAGGCACAAGACCTACAGCCTCAGCCCCCGGGACTGCCTGAAGACCTGCCTCTTCCAGAAGTGGCAGCGGATGGTGGCCCCCCCAG cGGAGCCAGCAAGGCAGCCGCCTAATAAGCGGCGGAAAAGGAAGATGTCGGGCGGAAGCACCATGAGCACGGGGGGTGGcagcaacagcaacagcaacagcaaGAAGAAGAGCCCCGCTGGCAGCTTTGCGCTCTCCAGCCAGGTACCT GACGTGATGGTGGTGGGAGAGCCCACCTTGATGGGGGGGGAGTTTGGCGACGAGGACGAGCGGCTGATCACCCGGCTGGAGAACACGCAGTTCGACGCCGCCAACGGCATCGACGACGAGGACAGTTTCAACAACTCCCCAGCGCTGGGCTCCAACAGCCCCTGGAACAACAAGGCGCCCTCTAGCCAGGAGAGCAAGAACGACAACCCCACGTCTCAGGCTTCTCAGTGA